A part of Streptomyces sp. DSM 40750 genomic DNA contains:
- a CDS encoding Mrp/NBP35 family ATP-binding protein has protein sequence MAVHEPGSTPTSDAVHAALATVNDPEINRPITELGMVKSVEIGADGAVAVAVYLTVSGCPMRDTITQRVTEAVSRVEGVTRVDVELDVMSDEQRKELATALRGGQAEREVPFAKPGSLTRVYAVASGKGGVGKSSVTVNLAAAMAADGLKVGVVDADIYGHSVPRMLGADGLPTQVENMIMPPSAHGVKVISIGMFTPGNTPVVWRGPMLHRALQQFLSDVYWGDLDVLLLDLPPGTGDIAISVAQLVPNAEILVVTTPQQAAAEVAERAGSIAVQTHQKIVGVVENMSGLPCPHCDEMVDVFGTGGGQSVADGLTRTTGATVPVLGNIPIDVRLREGGDEGRPVVLSDPDSPAGAALRAIAGKLGGRQRGLSGMSLGITPRNKF, from the coding sequence ATGGCTGTCCATGAGCCGGGTTCCACCCCTACGAGTGACGCCGTGCACGCAGCGCTCGCGACGGTGAACGACCCCGAGATCAACCGCCCCATCACCGAACTCGGGATGGTCAAGTCGGTGGAGATCGGTGCGGACGGAGCGGTCGCGGTCGCCGTGTACCTGACGGTCTCCGGCTGTCCCATGCGCGACACGATCACCCAGCGGGTGACCGAGGCGGTCTCGCGGGTCGAGGGCGTCACCCGCGTCGACGTCGAGCTCGACGTCATGAGCGACGAACAGCGCAAGGAACTGGCGACCGCGCTGCGCGGCGGCCAGGCCGAGCGCGAGGTCCCGTTCGCGAAGCCGGGCTCGCTCACGCGCGTGTACGCCGTCGCCTCCGGCAAGGGCGGCGTCGGCAAGTCCTCGGTGACGGTGAACCTGGCGGCGGCCATGGCGGCCGACGGCCTCAAGGTCGGTGTCGTCGACGCCGACATCTACGGCCACTCCGTGCCCCGCATGCTGGGCGCCGACGGCCTCCCCACCCAGGTCGAGAACATGATCATGCCGCCGTCCGCGCACGGCGTGAAGGTCATCTCGATCGGCATGTTCACCCCCGGCAACACCCCCGTCGTCTGGCGCGGCCCCATGCTCCACCGCGCCCTCCAGCAGTTCCTCTCGGACGTCTACTGGGGCGACCTGGACGTCCTGCTCCTCGACCTCCCGCCGGGCACGGGCGACATCGCGATCTCGGTGGCCCAACTGGTCCCGAACGCGGAGATCCTCGTCGTCACGACCCCGCAGCAGGCGGCGGCCGAGGTCGCCGAGCGCGCCGGCTCCATCGCCGTGCAGACCCACCAGAAGATCGTCGGCGTCGTCGAGAACATGTCGGGCCTTCCGTGCCCGCACTGCGACGAGATGGTCGACGTCTTCGGCACGGGCGGCGGCCAGTCCGTCGCCGACGGCCTCACCCGCACCACCGGCGCCACCGTCCCGGTCCTCGGCAACATCCCCATCGACGTCCGCCTCCGCGAGGGCGGCGACGAGGGCCGCCCCGTCGTTCTCTCCGACCCCGACTCCCCCGCCGGCGCCGCCCTCCGAGCCATCGCGGGCAAGCTGGGCGGCCGCCAGAGGGGCCTGTCGGGCATGAGCCTGGGAATCACCCCGCGGAACAAGTTCTAG
- a CDS encoding DUF1003 domain-containing protein produces the protein MVPEREGRDGRKGGRERAHSGAPLRERTPSGATARPRTRLDQPLPRRTRLLPEWDPEAFGRFSERIARFLGTGTFLVWMTVVIILWVVWNVSAPRDLRFDNYPFIFLTLMLSLQASYAAPLILLAQNRQDDRDRVNLEQDRKQNERSIADTEYLTREIAALRIGLGEVATRDWLRSELQDLLREIEEHRTFTLPEDGS, from the coding sequence ATGGTTCCTGAGCGCGAGGGGCGTGACGGGCGGAAAGGGGGGCGCGAGCGGGCGCACTCCGGGGCGCCCCTGCGGGAGCGCACGCCCTCCGGCGCCACCGCACGCCCGCGTACGCGTCTCGATCAGCCGCTGCCGCGCCGGACCCGGTTGCTGCCCGAGTGGGACCCGGAGGCGTTCGGACGGTTCTCGGAGCGAATCGCACGGTTCCTGGGCACCGGCACGTTCCTCGTCTGGATGACCGTCGTCATCATCCTGTGGGTGGTGTGGAACGTCTCCGCCCCGCGCGATCTGCGCTTCGACAACTACCCCTTCATCTTCCTGACCCTGATGCTCTCCCTCCAGGCCTCGTACGCCGCCCCGCTGATCCTCCTCGCGCAGAACCGCCAGGACGACCGCGACCGGGTCAACCTGGAACAGGACCGCAAGCAGAACGAGCGCTCGATCGCCGACACCGAATATCTGACCAGGGAGATCGCCGCGCTGCGCATCGGCCTCGGCGAGGTGGCCACCAGAGACTGGCTGCGCTCCGAGCTCCAGGATCTCCTGAGGGAGATCGAGGAGCACCGGACCTTCACCCTGCCGGAGGATGGTTCCTGA
- a CDS encoding magnesium transporter MgtE N-terminal domain-containing protein, giving the protein MAAVTPRVFVSHLSGVAVFDPNGDQVGRVRDLVVILRVGRKPPRLLGLVVELSTRRRIFLPMTRVTGVESGQVITTGVVNVRRFEQRPTERLVIGELLDRRVQLLETGEEVTVRDISVQQLPARRDWEIDRVFVRKGKGGAFRRHKGETLTVEWSAVTGFSLEEHGQGAENLLATFEQLRPADLANVLHHLSPKRRAEVAAALDDDRLADVLEELPEDDQIEILGKLKEERAADVLEAMDPDDAADLLAELPEEEQERLLTLMQPDDAADVRRLMAYEEKTAGGLMTTEPIVLRPDATVADALARVRNADLSPALAAQVYVCRPPDETPTGKYLGTVHFQRLLRDPPYTLVSAILDDDLQPLDPEAALRAVAGFFATYDMVAAPVVDESGSLLGAVTVDDVLDHMLPEDWRETEFHLHEDNGDADDEGAADGS; this is encoded by the coding sequence ATGGCAGCGGTGACGCCCCGGGTCTTCGTCTCCCACCTCTCCGGCGTCGCCGTCTTCGACCCGAACGGCGACCAGGTGGGCCGGGTCCGCGATCTCGTCGTCATCCTCCGGGTGGGCCGGAAGCCACCGCGGCTGCTCGGGCTGGTCGTCGAACTGTCCACGCGCCGCCGGATCTTCCTGCCCATGACCCGGGTCACCGGCGTGGAGTCGGGCCAGGTCATCACCACCGGCGTCGTGAACGTGCGCCGGTTCGAGCAGCGGCCCACCGAGCGGCTCGTCATCGGGGAACTGCTCGACCGCCGGGTGCAGCTGCTGGAGACGGGTGAAGAGGTGACCGTCCGCGACATCTCGGTGCAGCAACTGCCGGCCCGCCGGGACTGGGAGATCGACCGGGTGTTCGTCCGCAAGGGCAAGGGCGGGGCGTTCCGGCGGCACAAGGGCGAGACGCTGACCGTGGAGTGGTCGGCGGTCACCGGGTTCTCGCTGGAGGAGCACGGGCAGGGCGCCGAGAACCTCCTGGCGACCTTCGAGCAGCTCCGCCCGGCCGACCTGGCCAACGTGCTGCACCATCTCTCCCCCAAGCGCCGGGCCGAGGTCGCCGCCGCCCTCGACGACGACCGGCTCGCCGACGTCCTGGAGGAGCTGCCCGAGGACGACCAGATCGAGATCCTCGGCAAGCTCAAGGAGGAGCGGGCCGCCGACGTCCTGGAGGCCATGGACCCGGACGACGCCGCCGACCTCCTAGCCGAGCTTCCGGAGGAGGAGCAGGAGCGGCTGCTGACGCTGATGCAGCCGGACGACGCGGCCGACGTTCGGCGGCTCATGGCGTACGAGGAGAAGACGGCCGGCGGTCTCATGACGACCGAGCCGATCGTGCTGCGCCCGGACGCGACCGTCGCCGACGCGCTCGCCCGGGTCCGCAACGCCGATCTGTCCCCCGCGCTCGCCGCCCAGGTGTACGTGTGCCGGCCGCCGGACGAAACCCCGACCGGCAAGTACCTCGGAACGGTCCACTTCCAGCGGCTGCTGCGGGACCCTCCGTACACCCTGGTCAGCGCGATCCTCGACGACGATCTCCAGCCGCTGGACCCGGAGGCCGCGCTGCGGGCCGTCGCCGGGTTCTTCGCGACGTACGACATGGTCGCGGCGCCCGTGGTCGACGAGAGCGGCTCGCTGCTGGGCGCGGTGACCGTGGACGACGTACTGGACCACATGCTGCCCGAGGACTGGCGGGAGACGGAGTTCCATCTGCACGAGGACAACGGTGACGCCGACGACGAGGGGGCCGCCGATGGTTCCTGA
- a CDS encoding magnesium and cobalt transport protein CorA, which translates to MSMIHNLRAAVRPSRPSRLSLRKDGGVYDATRPAEAVTAVVDCAVYRDGARVGFERNLTPHEAIRQVRRDGGFVWIGLHEPSEAEFAGIAAEFGLHPLAVEDAVHAHQRPKLERYDDTLFTVFKTIHYVEHDELTATSEVVESGEVMCFTGRDFFITVRHGGQGSLRALRHRLQDDPELLAKGPSAVLHAIADHVVDGYVAVADAVQDDIDEVETEVFSPGRKGTPRGTDAGRIYQLKREVMEFKRAVLPLVRPMQLLSERPMRLIDPDIQKYFRDVADHLARVQEQVVGFDELLNSILQANLAQASVAQNEDMRKITSWAAIIAVPTMVCGVYGMNFDYMPETHWKYGYPVVLGVTVALCLGIHRTLKRNGWL; encoded by the coding sequence ATGTCGATGATCCACAACCTGCGTGCCGCGGTCCGCCCGTCCCGTCCCTCGCGTCTGTCGCTGCGCAAGGACGGCGGCGTGTACGACGCCACTCGTCCGGCGGAGGCGGTGACGGCCGTCGTGGACTGTGCCGTCTACCGTGACGGAGCGCGCGTCGGGTTCGAGCGGAACCTGACCCCGCATGAGGCGATCCGTCAGGTGCGCCGTGACGGCGGCTTCGTCTGGATCGGCCTGCACGAGCCGTCGGAGGCCGAATTCGCCGGTATCGCGGCCGAGTTCGGGTTGCACCCGCTGGCCGTGGAGGACGCGGTGCACGCGCACCAGCGGCCGAAGCTGGAGCGGTACGACGACACCCTCTTCACCGTCTTCAAGACGATCCACTACGTCGAGCACGACGAACTCACCGCCACCAGCGAGGTCGTGGAGTCCGGCGAGGTCATGTGCTTCACCGGGCGGGACTTCTTCATCACCGTCCGGCACGGCGGGCAGGGTTCGCTGCGGGCGCTGCGTCATCGGCTGCAGGACGACCCGGAGTTGCTCGCCAAGGGGCCGTCTGCCGTGCTGCACGCCATCGCCGACCACGTCGTCGACGGGTATGTGGCGGTCGCGGACGCCGTGCAGGACGACATCGACGAGGTGGAGACGGAGGTGTTCTCTCCCGGGCGCAAGGGCACGCCCCGGGGTACCGACGCCGGCCGGATCTACCAACTCAAGCGCGAGGTCATGGAGTTCAAGCGGGCGGTGCTGCCGCTGGTGCGGCCCATGCAGCTGCTGAGCGAGCGGCCGATGCGGCTGATCGACCCGGACATCCAGAAGTACTTCCGTGACGTGGCCGACCACCTCGCCCGGGTGCAGGAGCAGGTCGTCGGCTTCGACGAGCTCCTCAACTCGATCCTCCAGGCGAACCTGGCGCAGGCCTCCGTCGCCCAGAACGAGGACATGCGCAAGATCACGTCCTGGGCGGCCATCATCGCCGTACCGACGATGGTGTGTGGCGTCTACGGCATGAACTTCGACTACATGCCGGAGACGCACTGGAAGTACGGGTACCCGGTCGTCCTCGGTGTCACGGTCGCGCTCTGCCTGGGCATCCACCGGACACTCAAGCGCAACGGGTGGCTGTAG
- a CDS encoding suppressor of fused domain protein translates to MADVLPLVEARLRTALGEPDARAAVTFLGTDRIEVLRFTDGDVVRYATLGMSAQPMADPTAVLADPVKGPRAELVLSVRHGIADTDKVLRPLAVLAASPQVEGVIVAPGASLDVGAPLWPGAPFTSVLVAESGGLVEDLELDAPADPVRFLPLLPMTANEAAWKRVHGAQALQERWLTHGTDLRDPLRKSVPLD, encoded by the coding sequence ATGGCTGATGTTCTTCCGTTGGTGGAGGCCCGGTTGCGCACCGCGCTGGGCGAACCGGACGCGCGCGCCGCGGTCACCTTTCTCGGCACGGACCGCATCGAGGTGCTCCGTTTCACCGACGGCGACGTCGTCCGCTACGCCACGCTCGGCATGTCCGCCCAGCCGATGGCCGACCCCACCGCGGTGCTCGCCGACCCCGTCAAGGGCCCCCGCGCCGAACTCGTCCTGTCCGTGCGGCACGGCATCGCCGACACCGACAAGGTGCTCCGCCCGCTTGCCGTGCTTGCCGCGTCACCGCAGGTCGAGGGTGTGATCGTGGCCCCCGGCGCCTCCTTGGACGTGGGTGCTCCGCTGTGGCCCGGCGCCCCCTTCACCTCCGTCCTCGTCGCCGAGTCCGGCGGCCTGGTCGAGGACCTCGAACTCGACGCCCCCGCCGACCCCGTGCGTTTCCTGCCTCTCCTCCCGATGACCGCCAACGAGGCCGCCTGGAAGCGGGTGCACGGGGCCCAGGCTCTCCAGGAGCGCTGGCTCACCCACGGGACGGACCTCCGGGACCCGCTCCGCAAGTCGGTCCCCCTGGACTGA
- a CDS encoding DUF6758 family protein, producing MRGEPSCPKCGGRVRAPGLFADSWQCAVHGPVHPLQPVIPPSVEALSVVVHRAKVPVWMPWPLPVGWLFTGAAFAGDDRSGGRATAVACSGPGPLGGVGELVLIAEELGVGLGARYAGIDGPDPGPYLSVEKPPQAKVLAAGRPTPLWHVSGTPDDRAVFAGEALGLWVWAVVWPEQTGLLMYDELVLTDLRDAGAEVELLPCGALSPRILEP from the coding sequence ATGAGGGGCGAACCCAGTTGCCCGAAGTGTGGTGGCCGGGTCAGGGCTCCCGGCCTCTTTGCCGACTCCTGGCAGTGCGCTGTGCACGGGCCGGTGCACCCGCTGCAGCCCGTGATCCCGCCCAGCGTCGAGGCCCTCAGTGTCGTGGTGCACCGTGCCAAGGTGCCCGTCTGGATGCCGTGGCCGCTGCCCGTGGGCTGGCTGTTCACGGGTGCCGCGTTCGCCGGGGACGACCGCAGCGGCGGCCGCGCCACCGCCGTGGCCTGCTCCGGTCCGGGCCCGCTCGGCGGCGTGGGAGAACTTGTCCTCATCGCGGAGGAACTCGGCGTCGGCCTCGGTGCGCGGTACGCGGGCATCGACGGGCCCGATCCCGGGCCGTATCTGAGCGTCGAGAAGCCGCCCCAGGCGAAGGTGCTCGCCGCGGGGCGGCCGACGCCGCTGTGGCATGTCTCCGGTACGCCGGACGACCGTGCGGTCTTCGCGGGGGAGGCGCTCGGGTTGTGGGTGTGGGCGGTCGTGTGGCCAGAGCAGACGGGATTGTTGATGTACGACGAGCTGGTGCTGACGGATCTGCGGGATGCGGGAGCGGAGGTGGAGTTGCTGCCTTGTGGGGCACTCTCGCCCCGGATCCTTGAGCCGTAG
- a CDS encoding PHP domain-containing protein, producing MRIDLHCHSTASDGTDTPAELVRKAGAAGLDVIALTDHDTTRGHAEAITALPEGLTLVTGAELSCRLDGVSMHMLAYLFDPEEPQLLAERELVRDDRVPRARGMIAKLNELGVPVTWEQVARIAGGGSVGRPHVATALVELGVVPTVSDAFTEQWLADGGRAYVEKHETDPFEAIRLIKGAGGVAVFAHPAAVKRGRTVPESAIAELAAAGLAGIEVDHMEHDPATRARLRGLAKELGLLTTGSSDYHGSRKTCVLGEYTTDPEVYGEITRRATGALPVPGAGGAR from the coding sequence GTGCGTATAGATCTGCACTGTCACTCCACGGCCTCCGACGGTACGGACACTCCGGCCGAGCTGGTGCGGAAGGCGGGGGCGGCCGGGCTGGACGTCATCGCGCTGACCGACCACGACACGACGCGTGGGCACGCCGAGGCGATCACCGCGCTGCCGGAGGGGCTCACACTGGTCACCGGCGCCGAGCTGTCGTGCCGGCTGGACGGTGTCAGCATGCACATGCTGGCCTACCTGTTCGACCCCGAGGAGCCCCAACTGCTCGCCGAACGCGAGCTGGTCCGGGACGACCGGGTGCCGCGGGCCCGCGGGATGATAGCCAAGCTGAACGAACTGGGTGTGCCCGTGACCTGGGAGCAGGTCGCGCGGATCGCCGGTGGCGGTTCCGTGGGACGGCCGCACGTGGCCACCGCCCTTGTCGAACTCGGCGTCGTACCGACCGTGAGCGACGCCTTCACCGAGCAGTGGCTCGCCGACGGCGGTCGCGCCTACGTCGAGAAGCACGAGACCGACCCCTTCGAGGCGATCCGGCTGATCAAGGGCGCCGGCGGCGTCGCCGTCTTCGCCCACCCCGCCGCCGTCAAGCGCGGCCGGACCGTACCGGAGTCGGCGATCGCCGAGCTGGCCGCCGCCGGGCTCGCCGGCATCGAGGTCGACCACATGGAGCACGACCCGGCGACCCGGGCGCGACTGCGCGGCCTGGCGAAGGAGCTGGGGCTCCTCACCACCGGGTCCTCGGACTACCACGGCAGCCGCAAGACCTGCGTACTCGGTGAGTACACGACCGACCCCGAGGTGTACGGGGAGATCACACGGCGGGCCACCGGAGCGCTTCCCGTCCCGGGGGCCGGCGGAGCCCGCTAG
- a CDS encoding MarC family protein produces the protein MFDLAIFGSLFLTLFVIMDPPGITPIFLGLTAGRPARTQKRMAFQAVCVAGGVITVFGLLGHQILDYLHVSVPALMIAGGLLLLLIALDLLTGKTDEPKQTKDVNVALVPLGMPLLAGPGAIVSVILAVQKADGVAGQVSVWAAILAIHVVLWLTMRYSLLIIRVIKDGGVVLVTRLAGMMLSAIAVQQIINGVTQVVQGS, from the coding sequence GTGTTCGATCTCGCCATCTTCGGTTCCCTCTTCCTCACCCTCTTCGTGATCATGGATCCCCCCGGGATCACTCCGATCTTCCTCGGGCTCACTGCCGGGCGGCCCGCTCGGACGCAGAAGCGGATGGCGTTTCAGGCCGTTTGCGTGGCCGGCGGTGTGATCACCGTCTTCGGGCTGCTGGGGCACCAGATCCTGGACTATCTGCATGTGTCCGTGCCGGCCCTGATGATCGCGGGTGGGCTGCTGCTTCTGCTGATCGCGCTGGATCTGCTGACCGGCAAGACGGACGAGCCGAAGCAGACGAAGGACGTGAACGTCGCGCTCGTGCCGCTGGGGATGCCGTTGCTGGCCGGTCCCGGTGCGATCGTGTCGGTGATCCTGGCGGTGCAGAAGGCGGACGGTGTGGCCGGTCAGGTGTCCGTATGGGCCGCGATCCTGGCGATCCATGTCGTGCTGTGGCTGACGATGCGGTACTCGCTGCTGATCATCCGGGTCATCAAGGACGGAGGCGTGGTGCTGGTGACGCGGCTCGCGGGCATGATGCTCTCCGCGATCGCCGTACAGCAGATCATCAACGGCGTCACTCAGGTCGTACAGGGCAGTTGA
- a CDS encoding NYN domain-containing protein, with product MNDDLTALGVRIDRTNELLHRMLAEVAKTPSTHAIFVDAGYLYAAVGRLVAGTEDRRSFDLDAEGLIDALIDKARTIFADSRLLRVYWYDGARRRIHTAEQQSIAELPDVKVRLGNLNANNQQKGVDSLIRTDLESLARHRAISDAALIGGDEDLVSAVEAAQGYGARVHLWGIEAPEGRNQAEPLLWEVDSQRTFDLDFFKPYVSRRAAPSYEAATGARPTREDVRFVGAQIAAKWLGARGRESLQELLHSHPYLPGSVDQDLLVEAEGLIQYSLRGQADLRRALRDGFWEHLRAQY from the coding sequence ATGAACGACGACCTCACGGCGCTCGGCGTCCGCATCGACCGTACGAACGAGCTGCTGCACCGCATGCTCGCCGAGGTGGCGAAGACACCCTCGACACACGCGATCTTCGTCGATGCCGGGTATCTGTACGCGGCCGTGGGACGGCTCGTCGCGGGCACCGAGGACCGGCGGTCCTTCGACCTCGACGCCGAAGGCCTCATCGACGCGCTCATCGACAAGGCGCGCACGATCTTCGCGGACAGCCGGCTGCTGCGGGTCTACTGGTACGACGGGGCGCGCCGCCGCATCCATACGGCGGAACAGCAGTCGATCGCCGAACTGCCGGACGTGAAGGTGCGGCTGGGCAACCTCAACGCCAACAACCAGCAGAAGGGTGTCGACTCCCTCATCCGCACCGACCTGGAGTCACTGGCCCGGCATCGCGCGATCAGCGACGCGGCTCTCATCGGCGGTGACGAGGACCTGGTCTCGGCGGTCGAGGCCGCGCAGGGATATGGGGCCCGGGTCCACCTCTGGGGCATCGAGGCACCCGAGGGCCGCAACCAGGCCGAGCCGCTGCTCTGGGAGGTCGACAGCCAGCGGACCTTCGACCTCGACTTCTTCAAGCCGTATGTGTCACGGCGGGCCGCTCCCTCTTACGAAGCCGCCACCGGCGCCCGGCCCACCCGCGAGGACGTCCGCTTCGTCGGTGCCCAGATCGCCGCGAAGTGGCTCGGCGCCCGGGGCCGGGAGAGCCTGCAGGAGCTTCTCCACAGCCACCCGTACCTCCCCGGCTCCGTCGACCAGGACCTGCTCGTCGAGGCGGAGGGGCTGATCCAGTACTCGCTACGGGGCCAGGCGGACCTGAGACGGGCACTGCGGGACGGGTTCTGGGAACACTTGCGGGCGCAGTACTAG
- a CDS encoding alpha/beta fold hydrolase: MSRPPTFTPPPGARAYLLRTPRGEFAVIEAGTAVKGTVLLVPGFTGSKEDFMPLHEPLAEAGYRTVAVDGRGQYESPGAVDDEAPYAQAELARDLLAQAETVSDGSPLHVVGHSLGGQISRAAVLLDASPFASLTLMSSGPAQISVGQQQRVKLLRDALAVMDMEQVWDAMQAMEAPEETETGALDEGLDDRADLRRRWLATSPAQLVATGRQLCAEPDRVAELAAVELPKHVLSGERDDTWPIPILDEMAVRLHAHRTVIRDAEHSPNTDQPKATADALIGFLDGISD; encoded by the coding sequence ATGAGCCGTCCCCCGACCTTCACCCCTCCCCCCGGCGCCCGTGCATACCTGCTGCGCACCCCTCGTGGGGAGTTCGCCGTGATCGAGGCGGGGACGGCGGTGAAAGGGACCGTGCTGCTCGTGCCGGGGTTCACGGGGAGCAAAGAGGACTTCATGCCGCTTCATGAGCCGTTGGCGGAGGCGGGGTACCGGACGGTGGCGGTGGACGGGCGCGGGCAGTACGAAAGCCCGGGTGCCGTGGACGACGAAGCTCCGTACGCGCAGGCGGAGCTGGCGCGGGACCTCCTCGCTCAGGCGGAGACCGTGAGCGACGGCAGCCCCCTGCATGTCGTCGGCCACTCCCTCGGCGGCCAGATCTCCCGCGCCGCCGTCCTGCTGGACGCCTCCCCCTTCGCCTCGCTCACGCTGATGTCCTCGGGCCCGGCCCAGATCTCGGTCGGCCAGCAGCAGCGCGTGAAGCTGTTGCGGGACGCCCTGGCCGTGATGGACATGGAGCAGGTCTGGGACGCCATGCAGGCGATGGAAGCGCCGGAGGAGACCGAGACCGGCGCCCTAGACGAGGGGCTGGACGACCGCGCCGACCTGCGCCGTCGCTGGCTCGCCACCAGCCCCGCCCAGCTCGTCGCCACGGGCCGCCAGCTCTGCGCGGAGCCCGACCGCGTCGCCGAACTCGCCGCCGTGGAGCTGCCCAAGCACGTCCTGTCCGGCGAACGCGACGACACCTGGCCGATCCCGATCCTCGACGAGATGGCCGTACGCCTGCACGCGCACCGCACCGTCATCCGCGACGCCGAGCACTCCCCCAACACGGACCAGCCGAAGGCGACGGCGGACGCGCTGATCGGCTTCTTGGACGGAATCAGCGACTGA